A section of the Methanobacterium sp. genome encodes:
- a CDS encoding deoxyribonuclease — MFGSNYGKDERGSNAPISEGEEYDVKIEDLGRD, encoded by the coding sequence ATGTTTGGAAGTAATTACGGTAAAGATGAAAGAGGAAGTAACGCCCCAATTAGTGAAGGGGAAGAATACGATGTTAAAATTGAAGATTTAGGTAGAGATG